The window AAGGTTGATTTGCCGGTTCCAGGTCGGCGCTCCGGCCGCCTCGATACGACGTTGGACGATTGATTGGTATTTCGGGCTGACCCCGAGACCGCCGAATCCCTCGGGATACTGCACCCACGCCAGGCCCAGGTCGTATTGCCTACCCCAGAACTCCTGAGGTTCCATGGACGGGTCGTATCCGCTGAGAAGTTCGTCGAGCTTCCCGGTGACCAGCGCCTCCGCCTTATCGGCAGCGATCGTGTCGGTCATTGGCGCTCCTCCATCATGACGGACGCCGGGCCCGTCAGTTAGTGTACGTTCACAATAGCAGCGGCAAAGGACAGGAGGCAGGCCGTGGAGATCCAGGATCGGTCGATCGTCGTGACCGGAGCCGGCCATGGCATCGGTGCCGCCATGGCCCGGGCGTTCGCCGCCAACGGGGCGCGGGGCGTCACCGTGGCGGACATCGACGGTGACGCCGCGCTCGATGTGGCTGGCGCAATCGATGGCCTCGCCGTTCAAGCGGACGTTGCCGACGAACAGGCAGTGCGCGGCATTGTGGCTGCCGCCGAGGAGGCCTTTGGACCGATCGATATCTTCTGCTCAAACGCCGGGATTGCTGCACAAGGCGGCGTTGAAATGACCAACGACGCCTGGCAGCGGACCTGGGACGTAAATGTGATGTCCCACGTTTACGCAGCCAGGGCCGTTGTGCCGTCAATGCTGGCGCGACGAGAAGGCTATCTAGTCAACACGGCGTCTGCCGCCGGACTCCTGACGAACATCGGAGCCGCCGCCTATTCGGTGACGAAGCACGCAGCCGTGGCGCTTGCCGAATGGCTGTCGGTCACGTACGGGGATGCCGGTCTGCGGGTATCAGCCGTGTGCCCCCAGTTCGTCAATACTGCCATGCTCGAGGACATGGCATCCGATCCGGCGCTGAGCGGATGGGTGAACCGGGCGACGATTGAACCGGAGGACGTTGCCCGGGCGGTCATCGCCGGCATCGAAGCCGAACGTTTCCTGATTCTCCCCCATGAAGAGGTCGGAGAGTTCTTCATACGCAAGGCCACGGACTACGAGCGATGGCTGGGCGGCATGCGCCGCCTCCAGGCAGAGCTGATCGGTGACGCACCCGGCAACGGGTGAACGTAGGCTTACAACAGACCAAAGGAGCACCATGCTGAAGACCAGGATCACTGAGATGTTCGGAGTCCAGCACCCCATCATTCAGGGCGGATTGATGTGGATCGCCAACGCAGACCTGACCTCGGCCGTTGCCAATGCAGGCGCGATGGGTTTCATGACCGCCTTGAGTTTCGAGACACCGGAAGATCTACGCAAGGAGATCCGTCGCTGCCGGGATCTCACCGACAAGCCGTTCGGCGTGAATCTGACCTTCCTTCCCTCGCTCCGTCAGCCCGACTACCCGGCTTACCTCATGGCCTGCGCCGAGGAGGGGATCGAATTCATCGAAACGGCAGGCCGCAACCCCGAGCCGTACATGGAGCATCTCAAGGCGGCCGGCATGAAGGTGATCCACAAATGCACATCGGTGCGTCACGCGCTGAAGGCACAGGCGATCGGATGCGACGCCGTCTCGATCGATGGCTTCGAATGTGCCGGCCATCCCGGGGAGGACGACGTGACGTCGCTCATCCTGATCCCGGTCACCGCCGACGCCCTCGACATACCGATCGTGGCGTCGGGTGGCTTCGGCGATGGCCGTGGCCTGGCGGCCGCCCTGGCACTCGGCGCAGATGGGATGAACATGGGGACGCGCTTCGTTGCCACACAGGAAGCTCCTCTTCACCAGAATCTCAAGCAGGCGATGGTCGACTACGGCGAGACCGACACGACCCTCGTCATGCGATCACTCCGAAACACCGAGCGCGTCCTGCGGACCGAGACTGCCGAGAAGGTGATCGAGATCGAAGCGACGGGCACGGCCACCATCGCCGACATCGCTCAGTACGTCTCGGGCAAGCGAGGCTACGAGCAGGTTCTCAAGCAGGGCAACGTTCAGGAAGGCGTGATGGCCGCCGGCCAGGTCATGGGCCTGATCCACGACATCCCAACAGTGGCTGAGTTGATCGACCGGATCATGGCGGAGGCCGAAGACATCATCGCCGGCCGCCTGGCCGGAATGGCCCGCTGAGCGATTCCCCCGGCTCCCATTGTCGGGTGAATCTGGTTATTCGCCGGGGCGGTACTCCGACTCGAGGTTGGCGAGGATGTCGGCTTCC of the Acidimicrobiia bacterium genome contains:
- a CDS encoding SDR family NAD(P)-dependent oxidoreductase, with the protein product MEIQDRSIVVTGAGHGIGAAMARAFAANGARGVTVADIDGDAALDVAGAIDGLAVQADVADEQAVRGIVAAAEEAFGPIDIFCSNAGIAAQGGVEMTNDAWQRTWDVNVMSHVYAARAVVPSMLARREGYLVNTASAAGLLTNIGAAAYSVTKHAAVALAEWLSVTYGDAGLRVSAVCPQFVNTAMLEDMASDPALSGWVNRATIEPEDVARAVIAGIEAERFLILPHEEVGEFFIRKATDYERWLGGMRRLQAELIGDAPGNG
- a CDS encoding nitronate monooxygenase, whose amino-acid sequence is MKTRITEMFGVQHPIIQGGLMWIANADLTSAVANAGAMGFMTALSFETPEDLRKEIRRCRDLTDKPFGVNLTFLPSLRQPDYPAYLMACAEEGIEFIETAGRNPEPYMEHLKAAGMKVIHKCTSVRHALKAQAIGCDAVSIDGFECAGHPGEDDVTSLILIPVTADALDIPIVASGGFGDGRGLAAALALGADGMNMGTRFVATQEAPLHQNLKQAMVDYGETDTTLVMRSLRNTERVLRTETAEKVIEIEATGTATIADIAQYVSGKRGYEQVLKQGNVQEGVMAAGQVMGLIHDIPTVAELIDRIMAEAEDIIAGRLAGMAR